A single genomic interval of Carettochelys insculpta isolate YL-2023 chromosome 16, ASM3395843v1, whole genome shotgun sequence harbors:
- the MSRB1 gene encoding methionine-R-sulfoxide reductase B1 has product MSFCAFFGGEVFRGHFEPGIYVCSKCGYELFSSTAKYQHSSPWPAFTETIHADSVAKYKERPGTLKVSCGKCGNGLGHEFLNDGPKRGQSRFUIFSSSLKFILKEEAQQDLKK; this is encoded by the exons ATGTCCTTCTGCGCCTTCTTCGGCGGGGAGGTCTTCCGGGGCCACTTCGAGCcgg gcATTTACGTCTGTTCCAAGTGCGGTTATGAGCTGTTCTCCAGCACTGCAAAATACCAGCATTCGTCCCCCTGGCCGGCCTTCACCGAAACCATTCATGCCGACAGCGTGGCCAAGTACAAAGAGCGGCCGGGCACCCTGAAG GTGTCCTGCGGCAAGTGTGGCAATGGGCTGGGCCATGAGTTCCTCAATGATGGGCCAAAGAGGGGGCAGTCCCGCTtctgaatattcagcagctcactGAAGTTCATCCTGAAAG AGGAAGCACAACAGGACCTCAAGAAGTAA